The following is a genomic window from candidate division WOR-3 bacterium.
GTTACGGCGTGGCCCCTTCGCTGGGGTTCAGACAGGGCGTGGTCATCAATCTGGACAAGGCGACCGAGTCGGTCGCTGCAGCCGTGGCCGCTGCCGAGGAGATGTGCGGCGGTAAGGTGAAGGCCTATCGCACCTTGATCGGCATCGCCGGTGACCACATCAAGTATCTTGCTGGCATCGGCGCGGTGCCAGTGCGGAAGCCTGCGAAAGGTATTGGCCAGCGTGACCTCGAGGATGTCATAAAACAGGCACAGACGATAAGGCTGCCGAACGATGAGCAGATTCTGCACGTCATTCCGACGCAGTTCATCGTTGACGGCCAGAAGGGGGTGCGCGACCCGCTCGGTCTCTACGGTGTCCGGCTCGAGGTCGAGGCACTGCTGATTATCGGTGCGGTCACAGCGGTTCAGAATATCGAGCGCGTGCTTGAAGGGCTCGATATCCGCAACCGGCTCATGGTGTTGCAGTCCTTGGCGTGCTCGTTCGCAGTATGCGCTGAGGACGACAAGGAACTGGGCTGCGCGCTCGTGGACCTGGGCGGCGTTACCGACCTTTCTATCTGCCGTGAAGGTGAACTCCGGTTCACCAAGATGCTGCCAATCGGTGCGGCCAATATCACTAAGGACGTGGCCATCGGGCTGCGGACAACGTTCGCCCATGCCGAGCAGCTCAAGCGCCAGTATGGTTGCGCGATGACCAGCATGGTTGAGAAAGACGAAGCCCTGTCGGTCGAGGACGCATCCGGCCGTGGTGTCAAGCAGGTTTCTCGCCGACTGCTTGCGTCAATCATCGAGCCGCGGGTCGAGGAGATTCTCAACCTTGTAGATGCGGAGCTGCGCAAGACCGGCATGGCCGAAGGACTGTCGTCCGGCGTGATACTGACCGGCGGCGGTTCACTGCTCAAGGGTGTGGACATACTGGCTGAGCAGATAATGGGCATGCCAGTGAAGCTGGGCCGGCCGGACAAGTTCGCCGGACCGGATGAGGTTGTGAAGAATCCGGTGTTCGCAACCGCAGTCGGACTGATCCACTACGGTCTTGAGGGTCGTTACTTCCATGAGGTGCTGGCGCCCGGGACGTTGGCGAGGCTGTTCGATGAACTCAGAAATTCGTTTTCCTGAGCACGGCGCTGTAGACCGGAATTCAGTAGTTCTGGCACTGGGTTCCGGGCGTCAGACGCCCGCAATGTCAATGAAAGAAAGCACCAGTGATCCAAAGAAGAGAGGAGACAGGAGATGATCGAGCCAGTAGACGAAAGAAAGCTCACCCGCATCGGCGTGTTCGGGGTCGGCGGCGCCGGCTGCAACGCAGTAAACCACATGATTGACGCCGGACTGTCCGACGTCGAGTTCTACGCCATCAATACCGACCTGCAGGCACTGTCAATGTCCGCATCGGCGAACAAGATTCAAATTGGTGCCCAGTTGACCGGTGGTCTCGGTTCGGGTGGCGATCCGAAGATCGGCCAGCAGGCAGCCGAGGAGTCAATCGAGCTCATCCGCGAGAACGTGGCTGGGTTCGACATGGTGTTCATCGCTGCAGGCGAAGGTGGCGGTACCGGCACCGGTGCGGCGCCGGTTGTGGCCGAGACGGCGAAGAACCAGGGTGCCCTGGTTGTGTCGGTGGTCACGCGGCCGTTTGAGTTCGAGGGCAAGGCCCGTGCGCGCAAGGCAGCCGAGGGCATTGACAAACTCCGGGCCAAGGTTGATACACTAATCGTCCTCCCGAACCAGCGCATACTTGAAGTGTACGGGCAGGCACCTTGCTTCGAGGCGTTCCGCATGGCAGATGAGGTTCTGTTAGCTGCGGTGCGCGGTATTGCGGAGATCGTCACGTCACGGCAGCTTATCAACATTGACTTTGCCGACGTCCGGGCGGTCATGGCCGAACGGGGTGGCGCGGTAATGTCGGTGGGCGAAGCCAACGGCGATGGCCGAGCAACCGAGGCAGCGCACCGAGCTCTTGCCTCGCCGCTCATCGAGAACGTCTCGATTGAGACCGCAAGAAAAATCCTTCTCAATATCTCAGGCGATGCCAGAATGACACTCAAGGAAGTAGACGAAGCCGCTTCGACAATCTATCATGCGACTAACGGCCAGGCCGATATCCGCATGGGTGCAGCCCGGCAACGGGGCCAGAAAGAGGGTATCAGGGTCACCCTCATTGCTACCGGGCTTGCCGAGCCGTTGCCCAAGGTTGAGGACCTGACTGACCTGTTGACCGACGCCGACCTGTTTCCGTCCCGACGGCGCCGAGTCGGAAAGGACGGCGAGTTGGTGCTGGATAGGGGTGACTTGGAGATACCGACCTTCCTGCGGCGGAGTTTGGACTAGCCTGGGAAACCGCTGGCTGATTTCGCATACTGCGGATCAGCGGCTGCATGCCCCAGTTTCTCGCTGACCTGTTCCCAGCCATTGTCTGAGTCGCTGTCGGCCGTGTCACCTTGACTTCGACCCAGACAGGTCTAGAATAAAGCCCCCTTGAAAGTAGGCGCTTTTACTCTTTATTCGCTATCCGACGGATACTTCGGACTCGATGGCGGGGCGATGTTCGGGGTTGTGCCAAAGGTGCTATGGGAGAGACGTAACCCGCCAGATCAGAAGAACCGGATACGACTGGCGCTGCGCTCGCTGCTCATTACTGCCGGCGAGGAACGTATCCTGGTGGACACCGGTATCGGTCGCAAGTACGGTCCTGAGTTCAATTCGATGTTCAATGTTGACGACTCTGAGAATCTACTCGATTCACTCAGACAGTCAGGGTTTCACCCTGACGACATCACGGTTGTAGTTCAGACTCATCTGCACTTTGACCATTGCGGCTGGGCAACCCGGCGGGATGAGACTGGCAGACTGGTTCCCACCTTCAGAAATGCCCGGTACGTAGTGCAGGCCTGGGAATGGGAGGATGCGACCCACCCAAACCGCCGCACCCGGGGGTCGTATCGCCAGGACGACTTCCTGCCGCTCGAAGCTGCCGGACTTGTCCAGCTGGTGGATGGCGATACCGAGCTCATGCCGGGAGTGAAACTCCTACGTACGGGCGGACACACACGGGGACACCAGATAGTAATCATTAAGGCTATTCCAGATACGAGCTCCCAGACAGCAGAGGTCAGAAATAGACATGCAGTAGGCAGGCGTACGGATACTTCGCTGTCCTGTCCAGACACCCAGGCCTCAAGTCCGGTTGCGGTTTTCTGGGGCGACCTGATACCGACGACAAGCCACATCGAGATTCCCTACATCATGGGTTACGACACCTTTCCGCTTGTCACGATGGACGTGAAGGAGAAACTGGTGGCCCTGGCTGCAGATGAAGGCTGGCGATGTTTTTTTGAACACGAGCCGAATGCGGCTGCAGGCTGCATCCGCCGGGAAGGTGACAAGTTTCGCTTCGTACCGCTACAAGTGGAATGAACAATCGGCGGGCAGAGTACAGAGGACAGAGCAACACTGGTGAGAAAAACACATTAGGCAGGCTGGCCCCCAACTTTCTCACAATGGATGCCTTCCTTGGTGCTTTCTCGTGCGCAAGAAGGAGGATTAGGTGACAACTGACTGGAGACAGAAGTATAAGGACAAGCTGAAGAGCCCGGACCAGGCCCTTGAAATCTTGAATCCGGGCGACCGGATGTTCATCGGCTCAGCCTGCGGCACGCCCCAGAGGCTAGTTCAGGCGCTGGCTGACCGGCCGATCGAGGACGTGGAAATCGTCCATCTGCTGACC
Proteins encoded in this region:
- the ftsZ gene encoding cell division protein FtsZ; translated protein: MIEPVDERKLTRIGVFGVGGAGCNAVNHMIDAGLSDVEFYAINTDLQALSMSASANKIQIGAQLTGGLGSGGDPKIGQQAAEESIELIRENVAGFDMVFIAAGEGGGTGTGAAPVVAETAKNQGALVVSVVTRPFEFEGKARARKAAEGIDKLRAKVDTLIVLPNQRILEVYGQAPCFEAFRMADEVLLAAVRGIAEIVTSRQLINIDFADVRAVMAERGGAVMSVGEANGDGRATEAAHRALASPLIENVSIETARKILLNISGDARMTLKEVDEAASTIYHATNGQADIRMGAARQRGQKEGIRVTLIATGLAEPLPKVEDLTDLLTDADLFPSRRRRVGKDGELVLDRGDLEIPTFLRRSLD
- the ftsA gene encoding cell division protein FtsA codes for the protein MAKVRRTAAIDIGTTKVACVVAETDGTNRTSIVGYGVAPSLGFRQGVVINLDKATESVAAAVAAAEEMCGGKVKAYRTLIGIAGDHIKYLAGIGAVPVRKPAKGIGQRDLEDVIKQAQTIRLPNDEQILHVIPTQFIVDGQKGVRDPLGLYGVRLEVEALLIIGAVTAVQNIERVLEGLDIRNRLMVLQSLACSFAVCAEDDKELGCALVDLGGVTDLSICREGELRFTKMLPIGAANITKDVAIGLRTTFAHAEQLKRQYGCAMTSMVEKDEALSVEDASGRGVKQVSRRLLASIIEPRVEEILNLVDAELRKTGMAEGLSSGVILTGGGSLLKGVDILAEQIMGMPVKLGRPDKFAGPDEVVKNPVFATAVGLIHYGLEGRYFHEVLAPGTLARLFDELRNSFS
- a CDS encoding MBL fold metallo-hydrolase, whose protein sequence is MKVGAFTLYSLSDGYFGLDGGAMFGVVPKVLWERRNPPDQKNRIRLALRSLLITAGEERILVDTGIGRKYGPEFNSMFNVDDSENLLDSLRQSGFHPDDITVVVQTHLHFDHCGWATRRDETGRLVPTFRNARYVVQAWEWEDATHPNRRTRGSYRQDDFLPLEAAGLVQLVDGDTELMPGVKLLRTGGHTRGHQIVIIKAIPDTSSQTAEVRNRHAVGRRTDTSLSCPDTQASSPVAVFWGDLIPTTSHIEIPYIMGYDTFPLVTMDVKEKLVALAADEGWRCFFEHEPNAAAGCIRREGDKFRFVPLQVE